CCCGAGACGTCACCGGTCGTGGTGGTCTGCTCGCCGTTCGTACCCTGGGAGTAGACGTGCAGGGCACCCTTGTAGTAGTCGGTCGCGGTGACGTCGGTCCCCACCGTCTTATAGGGGATCTCCTCGGTCGTGGTGGTCGACGACTCGGTGGTGTCCGTGCCATCACCGATGGTGAGGGTCTCCTCCTTGGTGAGCTTGGTGGTCCCGTCACTCGTGGTCGAGCCGTCTGCCAAGGTGGCGACGAAGGCGTTGCCGCCGCCCTCGGTGATGACGCTGCCGTCGATGGCGAGGAGGTTGCCAGCCTTGGGCGAGGCATACCCGGCCGTGATGGCCTCGGAGATGGTGGTGCCACTCTTGACCTGATGCGTGTCGCCGTTCACGGTGACGTTGAAGTAGGGAGGGTTCAGGAAGAAGTAGACCCCGCCCACGGCGATGGCCACCAGCAGGACCAGGACGATGGTCGTGACGTTCTTGTGCCCACGCCTCTTGGGAGCCTTGCCGCCCTGCCCCTGCTGGGAGAGGTAGGGGTTGCTGCCGGCGGAATGCGCGCCATAGGCTCGCGACCCGCTCCGCCCCTGGGCATCGGCACGGTCTGATGCGGAAGCGACCCGCGAGGAGTAGCCCCGGGCCGCATGGGGCGAGCCGGCGCCGGCGCTGTAGTAGCCGTTGGCACCGCGCGAGAAGGCGGATCCCGACTGGGCCTGATACCCGTCGGTCGATGCGGCACGGGACTCGGCCGGGCGGTACCCGTTCGAGGAGTGCGGCGAGGTGGCATGGGCGTGCGCCCTCGAGGCGGAAGACGCGTCGTATCGTTTCTGGCTGCTTGTCATCGTTCCTCCGAAAAGCTCGTTCCCGTTCATGCCATCATAAGGTAACGAGAGAAACTCTGCAGCGTAGATGCCCACTTCCTGAATGTGCGCGCCACTGGCCACGAAT
This genomic stretch from Atopobiaceae bacterium harbors:
- a CDS encoding polysaccharide deacetylase family protein, with amino-acid sequence MTSSQKRYDASSASRAHAHATSPHSSNGYRPAESRAASTDGYQAQSGSAFSRGANGYYSAGAGSPHAARGYSSRVASASDRADAQGRSGSRAYGAHSAGSNPYLSQQGQGGKAPKRRGHKNVTTIVLVLLVAIAVGGVYFFLNPPYFNVTVNGDTHQVKSGTTISEAITAGYASPKAGNLLAIDGSVITEGGGNAFVATLADGSTTSDGTTKLTKEETLTIGDGTDTTESSTTTTEEIPYKTVGTDVTATDYYKGALHVYSQGTNGEQTTTTGDVSGKTTTQVTKEAQDAGLIIGDANTQGTKVIALTFDDGPWSTTNDLLDVLEENGAKATFFTIGNQISEYPDAVKRASSMGCQICTHTWDHAAGSGQGVNITYMTADEQTEEVNKGFSAIDDLLGTKVSRVFRAPGGNFYGSAVTNLQPLLTAEIGWDIDTEDWRRPGADSIKSQILKAYPGCVILMHDGGGDRTQTIEALKTALPELKAEGYSFVTIDELLAYGVDTSSSTSA